From a single Alkalihalophilus pseudofirmus genomic region:
- a CDS encoding DEAD/DEAH box helicase → MRGTFEIDGLPSMYQEALSKMGVSEPTDIQAKMIPEALQGQSIIARSQTGTGKTLAFLLPALAKINSKEKGLQVLILAPTQELAMQIVEVARELTKEAPIEIGSFIGGANVKRQLERLKKKKPQLAVGTPGRVLELVDMKKLKLHELKVVAVDEADRMLGEKSSWDAFTEIAKRAGRDRQFLFVSATLPDDFADMIASFAPFTVEMEAEGGLLVDHIEHLLIRVEARERVDMARKLIHAEKIEKGIVFVNQLEKLAETTEKLVYRKIKAASLSSDSTKQEREKALNQFRKGDIHILVATDIAARGLDVDDVTHIIQLDPPASPDSYLHRAGRTGRMGKEGKVVTFIERKDEYKVEKYKRELGIELDERFIAGGVLTSEKPKTGKR, encoded by the coding sequence ATGAGAGGTACGTTTGAAATCGACGGCTTGCCGTCAATGTATCAGGAAGCATTATCGAAAATGGGAGTAAGCGAACCAACTGATATCCAAGCGAAAATGATTCCAGAAGCACTCCAAGGTCAATCCATTATCGCACGCTCGCAGACAGGAACAGGGAAAACACTTGCTTTCCTTCTGCCGGCTCTTGCAAAAATTAACAGCAAGGAAAAAGGGCTGCAAGTATTAATTCTTGCCCCAACTCAAGAGCTTGCGATGCAAATTGTTGAGGTAGCACGTGAACTAACGAAAGAGGCACCGATTGAAATTGGTTCATTTATAGGTGGTGCGAATGTTAAACGTCAATTAGAGCGTCTAAAAAAGAAAAAGCCGCAGCTTGCCGTTGGGACACCAGGCCGTGTGCTGGAACTTGTAGACATGAAAAAATTGAAATTGCATGAGTTAAAAGTCGTTGCAGTTGATGAAGCAGATCGCATGCTAGGAGAGAAATCTTCATGGGATGCTTTTACGGAAATTGCAAAGCGTGCCGGCCGTGATCGTCAGTTCTTATTCGTATCCGCGACGTTACCCGATGACTTTGCTGATATGATCGCTTCATTTGCACCTTTTACAGTCGAGATGGAAGCCGAGGGAGGCCTGTTGGTCGATCATATTGAGCATTTGCTCATTCGCGTGGAAGCAAGAGAGCGAGTCGATATGGCTAGAAAGCTGATCCATGCTGAAAAAATTGAAAAAGGGATTGTATTTGTTAATCAGCTTGAAAAATTAGCTGAAACCACAGAAAAGCTCGTATACCGGAAAATTAAAGCTGCTTCACTTTCTTCAGACAGTACGAAGCAAGAACGTGAGAAGGCTCTAAATCAATTCCGCAAAGGTGACATTCACATTTTAGTAGCTACAGATATAGCGGCTAGAGGACTTGATGTTGATGATGTGACCCATATCATTCAATTAGATCCTCCTGCAAGTCCTGATAGTTATCTTCACCGAGCAGGACGTACAGGTAGAATGGGCAAAGAAGGCAAGGTCGTTACTTTCATTGAACGCAAAGATGAATATAAGGTTGAAAAGTACAAAAGAGAGCTTGGAATTGAGCTTGATGAACGATTTATTGCAGGCGGAGTATTAACTTCGGAAAAGCCCAAAACAGGTAAACGTTAA